The DNA region ATTCAAAAAttgcagatggcaccaagctgggtgtgagtgtggatctcctggagagcaggacaAGAAGACACAACCTTAAGcggcaccaggggaggttcaggctggaaaatAGGAAGgagttcttcacagaaagggtgagtgAGAATTGGAATGGCTGGCCAGGGGGAGGTGGCAGAGCCCCTGTCCCTCTTCAGTGGCACTTAGCGCCATGGTCTGTGTGACAAGGCAGTATTAGGGCattggttggacttgatgatcccaaAGGTCTTTTCTAGCCTATTTGATTCTGTCATTCCGTGATGATAGGGACACTCTGGGGCCAttgggacactgcagggcctcatggaactaagaggaccatggtgacaccatgCGGCACCACAGAACCAGGGGTCCACTGTGGTGCTCTGGGGCCAAATGGAACCAGGCAGTGCGCCGTGACACTCTGGGTCCTTGTGGAACCACAGAGGCCATTGTGATactgcagggccttgtgtaACCAAGGGGTTTCACCATTTTGACACTAGAacaccaaggagaccattgggaGACTCCAGGGCCcagtggaaccaaggggccattctgacactgcagggcctcatggaactaaGGGGACATTGTGACAGTGCAGGATCCTGTGTcaccaaggggccactgtgacacgAGGGGGCCTCAGGAGATCTGGAAGAATgttgtgacactgtgtggcctCGTGGAAACAaggagtccattgtgacactgagggtaACTGTGGAACTACAgagaccatggtgacagtgTGGGACCTCATGTACCcatggggccattgtgacactctggggcctcatggaaccaaggggccactgtCAAACTGCAGCACAAACAAGAACATGTGaagccccatggaaccaaggagtccatTGTCACATTTTGGGGCCCCAcggaaccaaggagaccattgttgCTCTGCATGGTCTCATGGACCCAAGGAGAACAGTGTGACAGTGCAGGGCCTTGTgtaaccaagaggccattgtgacactgaggggcccCCTGGAACCTAGGACatctttgcagatgacaccaagctggatGTGAGTGTTGATCTGTGGGAGCATAGAAGGGCTttgcagagagacctggacaggctggattgagGGGCTGAATCCAGCAATTTCAGGTTTAAAAAATCCAAGTACCAGGCCCTGCAATTTGGCCCCAGTGCTGtaggctggggatggagtggctgaacagcagccaggcagaaagggacctgcagggactgatggacagcaggctggacatgagccatcAGTGTgaccaggtggccaagaaggccaatggctcctggcctggctcaggaatggtgtggccagcaggagcagggctgcttggccagcactgatctgcccccagctctgcacacagacattgctgctgcagctccagagaaggcaacacaagggcatctctgcagaaaactttgctgggacATCCTTTACTTCCTTTAAATACACCAAGAGTGCAGTCCCccattgacacagtctgtggccacagggaaggtggagagaaacaaaatgagaaatggcacaagCAATGATGTTTCTTTGTGGACAGAAtggaaaaactaaaacaaaggaaagaaatctccaaaatgaaaccaaCAAGAAGTATCGAAAACTAGttttattacaagtgatttgcagaaattgaccagcagtttaatgttcctgaaagcatccagtcatcagtctcctcacagcagccttgagctcctggttcctcaggctgtagatgagggggttcagggctggaggcaccactgagtacagaactgacagggccagatccagggatggggaggagagggaggggggcttcaggtaggcaaatgtaccagtgctgaggaacagggagaccacagccaggtgagggaggcaggtggaaaaggctttgtgccgtccctgctcagaggggatcctcagcacgaccctgaagatctgcacataggagaaaacaatgaaaacaaaacaaccaaatagCAAGCAGGCACTAACTGCAAGCAGCCCCAGTTCCCTGAGTGAGGAATTTGAGCAGGAGAgtttgaggatctgtgggatttcacagaagaactggcccaggacattgccatggcacaggggcagggaaaatgtattggctgtttGCAGCAGCGAATAGAGAAAGGCagtggcccaggcagctgctgccatgtgggcacaagctctcctgcccaggagggtcccgtagtgcaggggtttgcaaaTGGACAcatagcggtcgtagcacatgatggtcaggagatAAAACTCTGCCAcaataaagaagagaaagaaaaagagctgtgtagcacatcctgtgtaggagatgtccctggtgtcccagagggaattgtgcatggctttggggacagtggtgcagatgcagcccaggtcagtgagggccaggttgagcaggaagaagaacatgggtgtgtgcaggtggtggccgcaggctacggcgctgatgatgaggccgttgcccaggagggcagccagggagatgcccagcaagaggcagaagtgaaggagctgcagctgccgcgtgtctgccagtgccagcaggaggaagtggctgatggagctgctgttggacatttgaaCTGTCTTGGCATGGGGATCTGTAAGAAAATAATCATGGAATAGTTGGGTTTGGAGAGGACTTTAAATATCCCAACACATCCTGGGGGCActttctccccactgcctgcctagggctctgctgcctggagcagtcCCTGctagcagctgcttccctgtgcccagggctgggccctgccagtgctgccagagcccagcccagccctgggggctcagctctgccctgaagacccctcccagctcaggcactgcccaggggatgctctggctctgcaggctctgatagGAATGTCAGAGCAACCTTgagcaggctggaaaagagaCACTGATGCTGCCTCAAAGGGGCCCTGTGCAGATAcctgtcactgcctgctttATTCAGATCTGagacaaaatgtttttattattccatTCTGAACTGAGAGATTAAAATCTAAAGGCTCCATCCAGGCAACCCAGAGCAGCACAttaaaaaagcaggattttcgCTTTtatgcagcccctgccttgctATGCTCCCTGTATAATATACTTGGAAATGTGCTGCAGTGAAATGCCATGCTAAGAGCAGTCCTGAGCAATGCAGCATCCTCCCCACACAAGgagaacacttccaagccttaccagcagtctcctcccacccagatcttatcccccagcactgggagcagctgcctgggctggctgagagcgttccctggctggcagcagagtccctgccccagcacagcgccctgggctgcaggaccctgctctgcaggacagccctgggcacccctggctgctctgcacaagagacaatcagagaaaGTACTCACAGGGTCTttaggcattgggatgttccagcttgaGGGGATGGctcaaggagctgcagctgcattgtcttgcagccagaggttcctgtgccaagggctggcagtgattctgccccaggcacttctcagcaccttcccagacctgactgattgaagctctctgtgcctctgagctgtgcttggggtggctgcaggcagtgccccagccctgctgggctggcagaagagctgctcatcaagagaaatgtgcttttgaagctctgcttggttaccaggagctgcctctgggccaggagcccagcccagctcagcagcacagataCAGCccaaggactttaatgagcctctggggctttgtgctcaggccctgaatatcagtccctgagagggagctgaagaaacctctccagaactccaagtcagaatccaactccaaagtgTCTTagacttttaatgggtcccagtGAGGGACatgactgagaaagtgtccccaggccccaggcagagcagagaactggaggcagtgatgacaggtggggacaaagagaagccaagttttggtgccctggggcgCAGCAGGGTCcgtgccaccaagggctgtgaggagacaccttgtcctgaggcactggggctccctggcacagccccagccaggctgggcactgtcagccccttgtcctgccctcagcatcccccctaGCCCatatcccagtggcctcaaggatctgctgggagtccctggggagccttgctcaggaatggccctAGGGCCTCCTtcatgctccctgcagggactgcaggtttttcaaaggactttgggtttggcttttgccttggagtctctgagaggtttgtgtaCTCATGGCTTCCAATTATCTACTaaagtccctggagaggctttgtcagtaacaacactcagtgggggtcattaatgcttcaaggtacttcagttattttaaggtacttggtgttgCCCTTTggatacagactctgtgagaggtttgtgcaatcatggccccaattatctattttaatgagtcccttgagagctttgtactgacattCAGTAGGGCTTATTAATGCTTTGAGGTACTCAAGGTTTTAAGGtactttggatttttctttctccactctccatctctgagaggtttttgtgccatcctggcctccaattctctcctgcaaggagtccatgaggatcCTGTGTTGGAGAGggacctcagtgggacccattcaTGCTTTGAGACACTTTGGGTCTTTCCTCTGACTTTGACTCCTGGAAGggtttgtgcaatctcctcTCAGGCCCTGAGGTTCAAGGGCTCAGCTTCAAATGCACCTCAGAACTCATTAGGATCAGGCAAGTCCTGCcaaaccatggctctgccttgatttccctctggTCTGGAGCAGTTCATCAGGAGGATTTCCCTTTACAGTTACAGAGAAATGTTTCAATGAGCTTCTAAGAAATATGTAATCCTATTTTAAAGActgtattttattacttttctcttttgagaagaggtgattgcagcattcCGTTCCTGATATTGCTGTAGTGCTGCTCCTAAGGAGGTCTGGCCATGTCAGAAGAGTTATACATTGGAACTGGAGTCCATTGTGGACAGCCATGCCTCAGATTCCCCAACCCCATGTGAGACATGATTTTCactttcaatattttcaatGGTTTATTAAGTCCTTatcaaaatacaacagaaggttcttgattttcatatcttttcaaatacaacagaagactgaataaagaaaagaataCAGTGCCGGAAGCAAAGAATTCAGCCACCATGTGCTCATCTACAAAATGGATGCTCTGTCTTTTACACCTctagcccctcccaaagtcttgTCAACCGactcctttttctctgtctagTGGTGGAGATCACTGTCTTACaccttgattggaggtcaggtgctGCCATAGTAACAAGCTGACCCTCCCAAATGCCCCAACTACTGAGGCCATCCTGTGATAACAATgcaagggggaggggaaggTTAACTATACATCtacaaaacttctcttaacatatatttaatattcaccCCTTAACTGTGAGAGTCAACCATAGAATTACTCATCTATAACaaacctccttttctttttgtagaaGTCATTTTGCACGAAcaatttaagtaaaaaaatttcTGTCTCTCTTGAATGAGTCACACCAGCATCTGTTGATGTGGCCAAGGACAGtgggaacaggagaaaaaaaatctccagttTACCTAAGACACATTTATTTGGAATGCACAAAATGGCATCCCAGAGGTCCTGTATGGCTTTGACTCCCATCTACCGTGCCTATGTGGCTGCTATCAATAGTCAGTGTATTTTAGAGGTCAGTACAGAGGCCAACTCAGTCCTGCCCTCCAGTCCCTGTTGAATTAAAAGACAACTGAGGAATTACAGAGGTCTGGTATGGCCTTTTGTCCCTACCTTACCATGCCTACGGGGTTGTTACCCACAGCAAGGGTATGGAGCCTTCTTGGTAGCAAACAAAGGGGCCAACCCAGTCTTGCTTCCCTTcttttgtcttattttcttaaagaagCTGTCCCATTACCTTTTACAGTCCCTTGTGTACTTCTCCTCAACAAATGCTGGTATTTCTCATCCATTAAAACAGGAAGAGTTCTCAAGCTGGTTGATGGAAGCTTGACTCCACTTTTTGGGTGTCTTGGTGTTTTTCTGGTTGTCTTTCAGTCTCTGCTTGAGAGTCAATCTTGTTTCACCTGGCCTGGATGTTACAGTCCACTCTTTGGGCTCTTCTACTGGGCCTTTAACTCTGTTGCCAtgaatccatccctgctctgcagttcACACGGCCCATTTGGTGGTGAGCAGTTCCTGAAAGGGACCTTCCCACTGGGGAGTTAGAGGCTGATCTCCCTGTGGCTTGATCATCACCCAATCCCCAGGATTAATATTATGGATTCTGCAATCCAGGCTGGTAGATTAAGTAATTGCCCCTTTATGTCTTAGCCCTTCTAAGGTTTGTGCTATGGACATAACAAATTTCTTGGCATTGGTTTCCCCTTCCTCATAGGTGGCAGCCTTCTGGGGTGAGGTCCAAAAGGGAAActcaaacatcatttcataggGTGACACCCCCAGATCTGACTGGGGTTGGGTTCTAATTC from Melospiza georgiana isolate bMelGeo1 unplaced genomic scaffold, bMelGeo1.pri scaffold_29, whole genome shotgun sequence includes:
- the LOC131096497 gene encoding olfactory receptor 14A16-like, with translation MSNSSSISHFLLLALADTRQLQLLHFCLLLGISLAALLGNGLIISAVACGHHLHTPMFFFLLNLALTDLGCICTTVPKAMHNSLWDTRDISYTGCATQLFFFLFFIVAEFYLLTIMCYDRYVSICKPLHYGTLLGRRACAHMAAAAWATAFLYSLLQTANTFSLPLCHGNVLGQFFCEIPQILKLSCSNSSLRELGLLAVSACLLFGCFVFIVFSYVQIFRVVLRIPSEQGRHKAFSTCLPHLAVVSLFLSTGTFAYLKPPSLSSPSLDLALSVLYSVVPPALNPLIYSLRNQELKAAVRRLMTGCFQEH